One stretch of Prunus persica cultivar Lovell chromosome G1, Prunus_persica_NCBIv2, whole genome shotgun sequence DNA includes these proteins:
- the LOC109946538 gene encoding uncharacterized protein LOC109946538 isoform X2, producing the protein MIQSQAKPHPKTMAKQELEKEEEEEKKKNGTKERPNKKEVIITVYVESPSPSSASHSHQKTDQFKKIKPNQNSRKPHQMAKTGGYDRRAHLLAYAQELRTTGGSQQVQWPKSGSKPKLRVGGKRFTTPVRLRRTKNKWRYQRLVPEVDISCNPKSIICGNKKATGSEPNSNFLRKLRGVVKGLSWHCNKGSKVAEKNHAV; encoded by the exons ATGATTCAATCACAAGCAAAACCACATCCCAAAACCATGGCTAAACAAGAGTTGgagaaagaggaggaggaggagaagaagaagaatggcaCAAAAGAGAGGCCTAACAAGAAGGAAGTCATCATCACCGTCTATGTTgaatcaccatcaccatcatcagcTTCCCATTCCCATCAGAAAACTGATCAGTTTAAGAAGATTAAGCCCAACCAGAACTCCCGGAAGCCTCATCAGATGGCAAAAACAGGCGGCTATGATCGCCGGGCTCACCTCCTTGCTTATGCTCAAGAGCTAAGAACAACTGGTGGTTCCCAGCAGGTGCAATGGCCTAAGAGTGGTTCAAAGCCTAAGCTGAGG GTGGGTGGCAAAAGGTTCACAACTCCAGTGAGACtcagaagaacaaaaaacaaatggagATATCAGCGCTTAGTCCCAGAAGTAGACATATCGTGCAATCCCAAATCCATCATTTGCGGGAACAAAAAGGCCACTGGATCAGAACCCAATTCTAACTTTTTG AGGAAATTAAGGGGTGTAGTGAAAGGATTGTCATGGCACTGCAACAAAGGGTCCAAAGTGGCTGAGAAAAATCATGCTGTTTGA
- the LOC18788648 gene encoding UDP-glycosyltransferase 74E2, giving the protein MEIAKQRANGTHILVVPLPSPGHINPMLQFSKRLASKGLRVTLVTVSSKTHEPIETQLSMVNIEPIYATYEEAGKIDLESMLQWLLTILSKNLPDLISKQERNGYPICCLVYDASLTWALDIAKGLGIAGASFFTQACAVGTVYYNVQQKLLRVPPEEDRVLLPGLPLLEPHDLPSLINHPGSYPSVFKMVIGRFSNITDADWIFCNTFDCLEPEVVSWMRTKWPIKTIGPTLPSMYLDKRLEDDRDYGINFFKPNNDTCIKWLDSKEASTVVYVSFGSIANLGEKQMEEIALGLKRSKTSFLWVVRESEIQKLPSNFEEQTSEKGLVVNWCPQLQVLAHRAIGCFMTHCGWNSTLEALSLGVPMVAMPQWTDQLTNAKFVEDEWKVGVRVKVDHMGIVTKEEIERCIAQVMEGERGNEFKRNSMRWRELATEAVDEGGSSDKNIEEFVAALLCK; this is encoded by the exons ATGGAGATAGCAAAACAAAGAGCAAATGGAACCCATATACTTGTGGTTCCTCTTCCTTCCCCAGGCCACATAAACCCAATGCTCCAATTCTCAAAACGCTTAGCATCCAAAGGTTTAAGGGTGACACTAGTCACCGTCTCCTCTAAGACTCATGAGCCCATAGAAACCCAGTTGAGTATGGTAAATATTGAGCCAATTTATGCCACATATGAAGAAGCAGGCAAGATTGATTTAGAGAGCATGCTGCAGTGGCTCCTAACCATCTTGTCAAAAAACTTACCAGATCTGATTTCAAAGCAAGAGAGGAATGGCTACCCAATTTGCTGCCTTGTCTATGACGCAAGCTTGACATGGGCTCTAGACATAGCCAAAGGGCTAGGCATTGCTGGGGCTTCATTTTTCACTCAGGCTTGTGCTGTTGGAACTGTGTACTATAATGTGCAGCAAAAGTTGCTTAGGGTTCCTCCAGAAGAGGATCGAGTTTTGCTACCTGGGTTGCCTCTGCTTGAGCCTCATGATCTGCCCTCTTTGATCAATCATCCAGGGTCCTACCCATCTGTGTTTAAGATGGTAATTGGCAGGTTTTCAAATATCACTGATGCTGATTGGATCTTCTGCAACACTTTTGATTGCTTGGAACCAGAG GTGGTGAGTTGGATGAGAACAAAATGGCCAATCAAGACAATAGGGCCAACCCTTCCATCAATGTACCTAGACAAAAGGTTGGAAGATGACAGAGACTATGGCATCAACTTTTTCAAACCCAACAATGACACTTGCATCAAGTGGCTAGATTCGAAGGAAGCATCTACAGTTGTGTATGTATCATTTGGAAGCATTGCTAATCTAGGAGAAAAGCAGATGGAGGAGATAGCACTGGGCCTAAAAAGGAGCAAAACCAGTTTCCTGTGGGTAGTAAGAGAATCAGAAATTCAAAAGCTTCCAAGCAATTTTGAGGAGCAAACATCAGAGAAAGGTTTGGTTGTGAATTGGTGCCCTCAATTGCAAGTTTTGGCTCACAGGGCCATTGGTTGTTTCATGACACATTGTGGGTGGAACTCTACACTTGAGGCATTGAGCTTAGGGGTCCCAATGGTGGCAATGCCACAGTGGACTGACCAATTGACAAATGCCAAGTTTGTGGAAGATGAATGGAAAGTTGGAGTGAGGGTCAAGGTTGATCACATGGGAATTGTCACTaaagaagaaatagaaagaTGCATAGCACAAGTCATGGAAGGAGAGAGGGGGAATGAGTTTAAAAGGAATTCAATGAGATGGAGAGAATTGGCTACGGAGGCAGTAGATGAAGGTGGAAGCTCTGATAAGAATATTGAGGAATTTGTAGCAGCTCTCTTATGCAAATAG
- the LOC18788674 gene encoding probable calcium-binding protein CML29, whose amino-acid sequence MAQISSLSAETETLSQVLGLVEAFKAFDADNDGKINAAELGGILGSLGYQASEQDVRAMMQQGDTNRDGFLSIEEFLGMNTKNLEFGGLENVLKNAFEALDVDGDEVVTAEELYEVVGDDLGYELSLEDCQGIIASIDIDGDGAVSFEDFKLIVNSL is encoded by the coding sequence ATGGCTCAGAtaagctctctctctgcagAAACTGAGACACTGAGCCAAGTCCTAGGCCTGGTAGAAGCATTCAAAGCCTTTGATGCAGACAATGATGGGAAGATCAATGCTGCAGAGCTTGGAGGGATTTTGGGGTCACTTGGGTATCAGGCAAGTGAGCAAGATGTGAGGGCAATGATGCAGCAAGGGGACACAAACAGAGATGGGTTTCTGAGCATAGAGGAGTTCTTGGGCATGAACACAAAGAACTTGGAATTTGGGGGGCTTGAAAATGTCCTCAAGAACGCTTTTGAAGCCTTGGATGTTGATGGGGACGAGGTTGTGACTGCTGAGGAGCTTTATGAGGTTGTGGGGGATGATTTGGGTTATGAGTTGTCTCTTGAAGACTGTCAGGGGATTATTGCTTCAATTGATATAGATGGAGATGGGGCTGTTAGCTTTGAGGACTTCAAACTAATAGTCAATTCCCTCTGA
- the LOC109946538 gene encoding uncharacterized protein LOC109946538 isoform X1, producing the protein MIQSQAKPHPKTMAKQELEKEEEEEKKKNGTKERPNKKEVIITVYVESPSPSSASHSHQKTDQFKKIKPNQNSRKPHQMAKTGGYDRRAHLLAYAQELRTTGGSQQVQWPKSGSKPKLRQVGGKRFTTPVRLRRTKNKWRYQRLVPEVDISCNPKSIICGNKKATGSEPNSNFLRKLRGVVKGLSWHCNKGSKVAEKNHAV; encoded by the exons ATGATTCAATCACAAGCAAAACCACATCCCAAAACCATGGCTAAACAAGAGTTGgagaaagaggaggaggaggagaagaagaagaatggcaCAAAAGAGAGGCCTAACAAGAAGGAAGTCATCATCACCGTCTATGTTgaatcaccatcaccatcatcagcTTCCCATTCCCATCAGAAAACTGATCAGTTTAAGAAGATTAAGCCCAACCAGAACTCCCGGAAGCCTCATCAGATGGCAAAAACAGGCGGCTATGATCGCCGGGCTCACCTCCTTGCTTATGCTCAAGAGCTAAGAACAACTGGTGGTTCCCAGCAGGTGCAATGGCCTAAGAGTGGTTCAAAGCCTAAGCTGAGG CAGGTGGGTGGCAAAAGGTTCACAACTCCAGTGAGACtcagaagaacaaaaaacaaatggagATATCAGCGCTTAGTCCCAGAAGTAGACATATCGTGCAATCCCAAATCCATCATTTGCGGGAACAAAAAGGCCACTGGATCAGAACCCAATTCTAACTTTTTG AGGAAATTAAGGGGTGTAGTGAAAGGATTGTCATGGCACTGCAACAAAGGGTCCAAAGTGGCTGAGAAAAATCATGCTGTTTGA
- the LOC18790070 gene encoding nitrate reductase [NADH], translating to MTASVQNRQFTRLDAPINGVVRSFNFSDLTRPKTTANFVEIDDASYFSSSDDDDENDNPGGEYGDLIRKGNSELEPSILDPRDEATSDSWVHRNPSMVRLTGKHPFNCEAPLARLMHHGFITPVPLHYVRNHGVVPKGTWQDWTVEVTGLVRRPARFTMEQLVREFKSREFPVTLVCAGNRRKEQNMVKQTIGFNWGPAGVSNSVWRGVPLCDVLKRCGIYGRKSGALNVCFEGAEDLPGGGGSKYGTSVKKEVAMDPSRDIIVAYMQNGEQLMPDHGFPVRVIIPGFIGGRMVKWLKRIVVTTRESDNYYHYKDNRVLPSHVNAELANAEAWWYKPEYIINELNINSVITTPCHEEILPINSWTSQRPYTMKGYAYSGGGKKVTRVEVTMDGGDTWQVCTLDHQEKPNKYGKYWCWCFWSLEVEVLSLLVAKEIAVRAWDETQNTQPEKLIWNVMGMMNNCWFRVRSNVCKRHKGEIGIVFEHPTQPGNQSGGWMAKEKHLDSESNTTLKKSVSTPFMNTTSSKTYSLSEVEKHNSPQSAWIIIQGHIYDCTRFLNDHPGGADSILINAGTDCTEEFDAIHSDKAKKMLEDYRIGELVTTTYASDSTSNSPNISVHGPHRTSSEDISFLVTPLAPIKEITPVKSVALTPREKIPCKLVAKTSISHDVRLFRFALPSEDQVLGLPVGKHIFVCATIEGKLCMRAYTPSSSIDEVGYFDLVVKIYFKNVHPKFPDGGLMSQHLDSLPIGAAIDIKGPLGHIEYTGRGHFLVNGKPKFAKKLAMLAGGTGITPIYQVAQAILKDPEDETEMYVVYANRTVDDILLREELDAWAKKYERFKVWYVVENGREGWEYSVGFITDTIMREHLPDGSDGSLALACGPPPMIKFAVQPNLLKMNYDTTDSLLVF from the exons ATGACGGCCTCCGTCCAGAACCGCCAATTCACCCGTCTCGACGCCCCCATAAACGGCGTCGTCCGCTCCTTCAACTTCTCGGATCTCACTCGCCCGAAAACCACGGCAAACTTCGTCGAAATCGATGACGCTtcttacttttcttcttccgaCGACGATGACGAAAATGACAACCCCGGCGGCGAGTACGGGGATTTAATCCGCAAGGGCAACAGCGAACTAGAGCCGTCGATCTTGGACCCCAGAGATGAGGCCACGTCGGACAGCTGGGTGCACCGAAACCCATCCATGGTCCGCCTCACCGGAAAACACCCCTTCAACTGCGAAGCCCCGTTGGCCCGCCTCATGCACCACGGCTTCATCACACCGGTGCCGCTCCACTACGTCCGCAACCATGGCGTGGTCCCCAAGGGCACGTGGCAGGACTGGACCGTGGAGGTCACCGGCCTGGTCCGCCGCCCAGCCCGGTTCACCATGGAGCAGCTCGTCCGCGAGTTCAAGTCACGTGAGTTCCCCGTGACCCTGGTCTGCGCGGGAAACCGCCGGAAGGAGCAGAACATGGTGAAGCAGACCATCGGCTTCAACTGGGGCCCCGCCGGAGTCTCCAACTCTGTGTGGCGCGGCGTGCCGCTTTGCGACGTGCTCAAGCGGTGCGGGATCTACGGGCGCAAGAGCGGGGCCCTCAACGTGTGCTTCGAGGGAGCCGAGGACCTGCCAGGTGGCGGCGGCAGCAAGTACGGCACGAGCGTGAAGAAAGAGGTGGCGATGGACCCGTCGAGGGATATAATTGTGGCGTACATGCAGAACGGCGAGCAGCTGATGCCGGATCACGGGTTTCCGGTTCGGGTCATCATACCCGGGTTCATCGGCGGCCGGATGGTGAAGTGGCTGAAACGCATCGTCGTAACGACGCGGGAATCGGATAATTATTATCATTATAAGGACAACAGAGTGCTGCCGTCGCATGTCAATGCGGAGCTTGCTAACGCTGAAG CGTGGTGGTACAAGCCGGAGTATATAATTAACGAGCTGAATATAAACTCGGTCATAACGACGCCGTGTCATGAGGAGATTCTGCCTATAAACTCGTGGACCAGTCAGAGGCCGTATACCATGAAAGGCTACGCGTACTCAG GGGGCGGGAAGAAAGTGACACGAGTAGAGGTGACAATGGACGGAGGGGACACGTGGCAGGTGTGCACACTAGACCACCAGGAAAAACCAAACAAGTATGGAAAGTACTGGTGCTGGTGCTTTTGGTCACTGGAGGTGGAGGTCCTCAGCCTGCTTGTAGCTAAAGAGATTGCAGTGAGGGCTTGGGACGAGACCCAAAACACCCAGCCTGAGAAACTCATTTGGAATGTCATG ggAATGATGAACAATTGTTGGTTTCGAGTTAGAAGCAATGTGTGTAAGCGACACAAAGGAGAGATTGGGATCGTGTTCGAGCACCCAACTCAACCTGGAAACCAATCGGGCGGTTGGATGGCCAAAGAAAAACACTTGGATTCTGAATCCAACACAACCCTCAAGAAGAGTGTCTCCACACCTTTCATGAACACCACTTCCTCCAAAACCTACTCACTGTCCGAAGTCGAGAAGCATAACTCTCCTCAGTCCGCCTGGATCATCATTCAAGGCCACATCTATGACTGCACTCGCTTCCTCAATGACCATCCTGGTGGCGCTGACAGCATCCTCATCAACGCCGGCACAGATTGCACCGAAGAGTTTGATGCCATCCACTCGgacaaggccaagaaaatgCTTGAGGACTATAGAATAGGCGAGTTGGTAACCACAACTTACGCTTCTGACTCCACATCCAATTCCCCTAACATATCTGTGCATGGGCCACATAGAACATCATCAGAAGATATTTCATTTCTCGTAACCCCATTAGCCCCGATCAAAGAAATCACGCCGGTTAAAAGCGTCGCGCTTACTCCACGCGAGAAGATCCCATGCAAGCTCGTGGCCAAGACATCCATTTCTCATGACGTGAGGCTCTTTAGGTTTGCGTTGCCTTCAGAAGACCAAGTTCTGGGATTGCCGGTAGGCAAGCACATTTTTGTGTGTGCCACAATTGAGGGCAAGCTTTGCATGCGGGCTTACACACCAAGTAGCTCAATTGATGAAGTTGGCTACTTTGATTTGGTGGTCAAGATTTACTTCAAAAATGTTCACCCTAAATTCCCCGATGGGGGGCTCATGTCACAGCACTTGGACTCTCTGCCAATAGGTGCAGCCATAGACATAAAGGGTCCATTGGGGCACATAGAGTACACTGGCCGTGGTCACTTTTTGGTCAACGGCAAGCCCAAGTTTGCAAAGAAGCTTGCCATGCTGGCAGGTGGGACCGGGATCACGCCCATTTACCAAGTGGCTCAAGCCATATTGAAGGACCCAGAAGACGAGACTGAAATGTATGTGGTCTATGCGAACCGTACAGTAGACGACATTTTGCTGAGGGAAGAGCTTGATGCTTGGGCTAAGAAGTATGAGAGGTTCAAGGTTTGGTATGTGGTGGAGAATGGCAGGGAAGGGTGGGAATACAGCGTGGGCTTCATCACCGATACTATAATGAGGGAGCACCTTCCAGATGGATCGGACGGTTCTCTTGCATTGGCATGTGGGCCCCCACCGATGATCAAGTTTGCTGTGCAGCCCAATTTGTTGAAGATGAACTATGATACCACAGATTCGTTGCTGGTGTTTTGA
- the LOC18791722 gene encoding uncharacterized protein LOC18791722, protein MAKVNKLRRGSDSQALRMSRYPLKVLKGVHSKKKSHKAVEKKDWEDATCSVCMEFPHNAVLLLCSSYNKGCRPYMCATGHRYSNCLEQYKKAYTKVCSIQSSQPWTGSMDSLGLNLTEGERNEKTELPELLCPLCRGQVKGWTVVERARKYLNAKKRTCMQDNCSFAGSYKELRKHVKSKHPLARPRAVDPLLQEKWKRLECERERSDVISTIMSSTPRAVIVGDYVLEPNNGGIYSDSDSDSDSDLDDYMDDLRLGSFDFGIIPRSRYQRDYDSLDEDDFSHAAASNSAAAPRRNYRRGYIRVRRAGRVRGQAHRGNREAGRFL, encoded by the coding sequence CGTGGATCTGACTCCCAAGCTTTAAGGATGTCCCGGTACCCATTAAAGGTTCTTAAAGGCGTccattcaaaaaagaaatctcACAAAGCAGTGGAAAAGAAAGATTGGGAAGATGCGACCTGTTCAGTCTGTATGGAGTTCCCTCACAATGCTGTTCTCCTTCTTTGTTCCTCTTATAATAAGGGTTGTCGCCCTTATATGTGTGCTACTGGCCATCGGTATTCCAACTGTCTTGAACAATACAAGAAAGCATACACAAAAGTATGTTCAATTCAAAGTTCGCAACCATGGACTGGATCAATGGATAGTTTAGGTTTGAATTTAACTGAAGGTGAGCGCAATGAAAAGACGGAATTACCGGAGCTTTTGTGCCCGCTTTGTCGGGGGCAAGTGAAGGGTTGGACCGTGGTGGAACGAGCGCGGAAATATCTCAATGCCAAGAAGAGAACTTGCATGCAGGATAACTGTTCATTTGCTGGAAGTTATAAAGAGCTCAGGAAACATGTTAAGTCAAAGCACCCATTGGCACGGCCTCGAGCAGTGGATCCGCTActtcaagaaaaatggaagagGCTTGAGTGTGAAAGAGAGCGGAGTGATGTTATTAGCACAATAATGTCATCTACGCCAAGGGCAGTGATCGTGGGGGATTATGTGCTGGAGCCAAACAACGGTGGCATTTATAGTGATTCTGATTCTGATTCTGATTCTGATCTAGATGATTACATGGATGATTTAAGGTTAGGGTCATTTGATTTTGGAATCATCCCACGGAGTAGGTATCAAAGGGACTACGACTCATTGGATGAGGATGATTTTTCGCATGCTGCAGCCTCTAATTCTGCTGCTGCACCACGACGTAATTATCGAAGAGGCTATATAAGGGTTCGAAGGGCTGGAAGGGTTAGGGGGCAGGCGCATCGTGGAAATAGAGAAGCCGGGCGATTTTTATGA